In Gimesia panareensis, the genomic window GGTGAGCTGGCCGCTGGCGTTTTCCATCCGTCTTCTGGATCCGGTGATTCCGTTGCTGCAGAATATCAGTCGGCTGATGCGGCGGACCTTCTGGCCCCATATCCAGAAGGAGTCGTACCTGCATTCCGAGGACCTGGAACGGGCCGTCGATGCCTCCGGCTCCAGCGAAGAGGTCATTCGCCACGAGCGGCAGATCCTGCATAACATCCTGGACCTTTCGGAAATTCTGGTCGAAGAAGCCATGCGTCCGCGGGGCACGTATCTCACGTTCAACATGCCCCTGCAACTCGAGGACCTGACCCGAATTACTCCCAATACCGATTACATCATTCTGCGGAAAAAGGATCAGGACTCGGAAGAAATTGATCGAATTATCTCACTGTCCGAGCTGTCTTCCTTTTCGGCCTCTTCGCTGAACCAGAAGTCAAAGCGAGTGATTCATGTGCCCTGGTGTTCGAATCTGGCGGACGTGTATTTCCGTTTTCAGGCTGAAGACTGCAACTTCGCTTCTGTGGTCGATGAATACGGAGAAACGATCGGGATTGTGTCGTTCGATGATATCATCGATACCATCCTGTCCCCCGAACCGAGCCGGGCCAAGCGGATTTTACGTCGTGATCCAGTTCGCGAGGTCGAGCCGGGCGTGTATCACGTGGAGGGCATTACGACCCTTCGCTATCTCTGCCGCAAACTGCAGCTGGAATACGAAATTGCCGATGATGGCCTGCTGACCGTAGCCGGCATGTTCCACGAAAAACTGGAACGCATTCCGGAAGTAGGCGATGTCTGTGACTGGCAGGGGTATCAACTGGAAGTAATTGAAGTCCGCAGGCTCGGGCATCTGGTTGCGGAACTCAAGCCTCAGCCACCTGGTGAATCTGAAGAGGAAGAAGATTGACGGACCAGGGTGGCCTTGGTTATTTCTTCCACATTCCCGACATCCAGTAGAACGTGATAGCAGGTACGGAGAGGGTAGAGAGCACATACGGCCACGGCCAGGTCTGCGAAAAGACATAGTTTTTCAGTACAAACTGGTCGATCAGAATGGCGGCGATGAAAGCCCAGCCACTGAAGATGATTGAGAGCTGTTTCTTCTCTTTCAGCTGCTCAGGTGAGAGCTGGCTTTCACCCCGTGCCGGTTTCTTCTTTTCCGGTTTTTTCTTCTCTGGCTTGGCGGCCTTGGCGGATTTTTTGGAAGTGGTCTCTTCTGCTGCGACTTCTTCTTCCACTTCGCTTTCTTCAGCGACAGCGTAGTATTTTTTGATGCCTTCATTGATCGAGCGGGGCATTGCCAGTAC contains:
- a CDS encoding CNNM domain-containing protein gives rise to the protein MIALIDTIAIWFPGALALLALICASGFFSGSETAIFYLSRAELRQFSKGKASEQVVAALAADADRLLTAVLFWNLLINLSYFAVAGVIAKQLADQGQTAAAGFFTVGSLLAIILFGEVLPKSLSIVFRRKIALLVSWPLAFSIRLLDPVIPLLQNISRLMRRTFWPHIQKESYLHSEDLERAVDASGSSEEVIRHERQILHNILDLSEILVEEAMRPRGTYLTFNMPLQLEDLTRITPNTDYIILRKKDQDSEEIDRIISLSELSSFSASSLNQKSKRVIHVPWCSNLADVYFRFQAEDCNFASVVDEYGETIGIVSFDDIIDTILSPEPSRAKRILRRDPVREVEPGVYHVEGITTLRYLCRKLQLEYEIADDGLLTVAGMFHEKLERIPEVGDVCDWQGYQLEVIEVRRLGHLVAELKPQPPGESEEEED